One genomic region from Quercus robur chromosome 4, dhQueRobu3.1, whole genome shotgun sequence encodes:
- the LOC126722051 gene encoding protein ZINC INDUCED FACILITATOR-LIKE 1-like: protein MAEEYKESLLKKKYYENCPGCKVEQNKAVQRGIPFRELIFTWVIVLCTALPISSLFPFLYFMIRDFNIAKTEEDIGYYAGYVGSSFMLGRALTSVPWGMVADRYGRKPVIIIGTVAVVIFNTLFGLSVNFWMAVTTRFLLGSLNGLLGPIKAYVTEIFRDEYQALGVSTVSTAWGIGLIIGPALGGFLAQPAEKYPNIFSKESFFGRFPYFLPCLCISVFALSVSVACIWLPETLHMHSGNSILPDDSDEALEAGSCEPNEKGKTVETEECGPIPKKSLLRNWPLMSSIIVYCIFSLHDMAYTEIFSLWAVSPRKFGGLSYSTKDVGEVLSVTGFGLLVFQLSLYPYMERLFGAIMVSRISGVLSIPVLASYPLIATLSGLTLALVLNCASVIKNVLSVSIITGLFLLQNRAVDQDQRGAANGIAMTLMSLFKAAGPAGGGAIFSWAQKRQDAAFLPGDNMVFFVLNVIEAIGVLMTFKPFLIER, encoded by the exons CGTTACCAATATCGTCtctttttccattcctttatttcaTG ATTAGGGATTTTAATATTGCAAAAACAGAGGAAGATATTGGCTACTATGCTGGTTATGTGG GGTCTTCATTTATGCTTGGAAGAGCTTTGACATCTGTTCCCTGGGGAATGGTGGCTGATCGCTATGGTCGAAAACCTGTTATAATTATAGGGACTGTCGCAGT ggTAATTTTCAACACTCTCTTTGGCCTTAGTGTAAATTTTTGGATGGCTGTTACTACAAGGTTTCTTCTTGGAAGTTTGAATGGCTTACTTGGACCAATAAAG GCATATGTAACAGAAATTTTCCGTGATGAATACCAAGCTTTAGGAGTATCAACA GTTAGTACAGCATGGGGCATAGGATTGATCATTGGCCCGGCTTTGGGAGGATTTCTTGCACAG CCAGCAGAGAAGTATCCCAACATATTTTCCAAAGAATCTTTTTTTGGGAG ATTTCCGTACTTCTTGCCTTGCCTTTGTATATCAGTTTTTGCGTTATCAGTCTCTGTTGCTTGTATCTGGCTTCCg GAAACATTGCACATGCATAGTGGAAATAGCATATTACCTGATGACTCAGATGAAGCTTTAGAAGCAGGATCCTGTGAACCTaatgaaaagggaaaaacaGTAGAAACAGAAGAATGTGGTCCAATTCCTAAGAAGAGCCTCCTGAGGAATTGGCCTTTGATGTCATCTATCATTGTCTATTGTATCTTCTCACTTCATGATATGGCTTACACAGAG ATATTCTCCTTATGGGCTGTCAGCCCCCGGAAGTTTGGGGGTTTGAGCTACTCAACTAAAGATGTTGGTGAAGTTCTGTCAGTCACAG GTTTTGGCCTACTTGTTTTTCAACTTTCTTTATATCCGTACATGGAGAGACTTTTTGGGGCCATAATGGTATCTCGCATTTCAGGG GTTTTATCCATACCCGTGCTAGCAAGTTACCCATTGATAGCCACATTGAGCGGGCTTACCCTTGCCTTGGTGTTAAATTGTGCTTCTGTGATCAAGAATGTCTTATCT GTGTCCATTATAACTGGCTTGTTTCTCCTGCAAAATAGAGCCGTg GATCAAGACCAAAGAGGAGCTGCTAATGGCATTGCTATGACTTTAATGTCTCTATTCAAAGCAGCTGGTCCAGCTGGAGGTGGTGCCAT ATTTTCATGGGCACAAAAGCGTCAAGATGCTGCTTTCCTCCCAG GTGACAATATGGTTTTCTTCGTCTTGAACGTGATTGAAGCAATTGGAGTGCTAATGACATTCAAACCATTTCTTATTGAAAGATGA
- the LOC126722056 gene encoding ABC transporter I family member 6, chloroplastic-like, whose translation MALPLRCSLHTPPPSLPSPFPSSSSSSHSLLKFSPPNCLKFTLPALRPRSNHHRLSLSSLTASASLSAVDSPESSHIQNEKKLLLEVKGLTAVIAESKQQILKGVNLTIYEGEVHAIMGKNGSGKSTLAKVLVGHPDYEVTGGSVVFKGENLVEMEPEERSLAGLFMSFQSPVAIPGVNNIDFLNMAYNARRRKLGLPELGPIEFYGYIFPKLELVNMKADFLNRNVNEGFSGGERKRNEILQLAVLGADLAILDEIDSGLDVDALRDVAAAVNGLLTPKNSVLMITHYARLLNIIKPTYIHVMEDGKIMRTGDSSIAKLLEDEGYQAISAV comes from the exons ATGGCTCTACCCCTCCGTTGCTCCCTTCATACTCCTCCTCCATCGCTACCTTccccttttccttcttcttcttcttcttcgcaCTCGCTTCTCAAATTCTCGCCCCCAAATTGCCTCAAATTTACACTCCCTGCCCTCCGTCCCCGCTCTAACCACCACCGCCTGTCACTTTCTTCCTTGACCGCCTCTGCCTCACTCTCCGCCGTCGATTCTCCCGAATCATCCCATATCCAAAACGAGAAGAAGCTCCTCCTCGAAGTCAAAGGCCTCACCGCCGTCATTGCTGAATCCAAACAACAAATTCTCAAAGGCGTTAACCTCACAATCTATGAAGGAGAG gTTCACGCAATTATGGGAAAGAACGGTTCTGGAAAGAGCACATTGGCCAAG GTTCTTGTTGGGCATCCGGATTACGAAGTGACGGGAGGGAGTGTAGTGTTCAAAGGGGAGAACTTGGTGGAGATGGAACCGGAGGAAAGGTCGCTTGCAGGGCTCTTTATGAGCTTCCAATCCCCAGTTGCCATTCCTGGTGTCAACAATATTGACTTTCTCAATATGGCTTATAATGCTCGGAGAAGAAAACTTGGTCTGCCTGAGCTTGGACCCATTGAG TTCTATGGTTACATTTTTCCCAAACTTGAACTTGTGAATATGAAGGCAGACTTTCTTAATAGAAATGTAAATGAAGGATTCAGTGGTGGCGAAAGGAAGcggaatgaaattttacaacttgca GTTCTGGGTGCAGACTTGGCTATCTTGGACGAAATTGATTCTGGACTGGATGTTGATGCACTTCGAGATGTAGCAGCTGCAGTGAACGGGCTTTTGACTCCAAAGAATTCTGTGTTGATGATTACTCATTATGCAAGACTTTTGAATATCATAAAGCCTACATATATACATGTTATG GAGGATGGGAAAATCATGAGGACAGGAGACAGTTCGATAGCAAAACTTCTGGAGGATGAAGGGTATCAAGCAATTTCTGCAGTGTAA